Sequence from the Lentilitoribacter sp. Alg239-R112 genome:
CCACGAAGCTGATAGAGTTGCGCTAAACCAAACATATCTGCTCTATGGACAATCAATGTGTTGGCCGCTGGCACATCAAGACCAGATTCAACGATGGTCGTCGAGAGGAGAACATCATACTGACCTTCATAAAAGGCCGTCATAATATCATCCAATTCACCAGGTGGCATTTGCCCGTGCGCAACAGCGACCTTTAGTTCGGGAATTTCAGCCTCTAAAAATGCATGGACTTCTTCGATATCTTTTATACGCGGAGCGACATAAAAACTTTGTCCGCCGCGATAATGCTCACGAAGCAATGTCTCACGGATAATCATCGTGTCAAACGGCGATATAAATGTGCGGACTGCCAAACGATCAACGGGAGGTGTCGTTATGAGCGACAACTCCCTCACACCCGTCATTGCAAGCTGCATTGTGCGTGGAATCGGAGTTGCAGAAAGAGTGAGGACATGAACGTCTGATTTCATCTCTTTTAACCGTTCTTTATGCTTAACCCCAAAGCGCTGCTCCTCATCGATGATAAGTAGACCCAAATTAGCAAATTTTATGGAGTCGCCAAGCAAGGCATGTGTGCCAATCACAATGTCTGTTTTACCAGATTCCAGTTCTTTTTTGGTGGACGTAAGTTTTTTGGCGCCAACCAATCGCGACGCGTGACCAACACGAAGTGGAAGTCCGCGCATACGTTCTGAGAAACTTTTAAAATGTTGACGCGCAAGTAATGTGGTTGGCACGACAACCGCCACCTGAACACCATTCATCGCAGCGATAAAGGCTGCGCGAATGGCAACTTCGGTTTTACCAAAGCCAACATCACCACAAACAAGGCGATCCATTGGCAAGCCCGCCACCAAATCATCTTTTACAGAATCGATGGCATTCAGTTGATCTTCCGTCTCGTCATAAGGAAAAGAGGCTACAAACTCGTCGTATAGCCCTTCTGGAGCGGTCAATGATGGCGCATGACGGGTATGCCGCGCCGCTGCTATGGCGATCAGTTGATCTGCCATATCCATCAAACGCTTTTTGAGCTTTGCTTTACGAGATTGCCAAGCAACACCGCCAAGCTTATCAAGAGTTACGGTGGTGTCATCTGAACCATATCTTGATAATAATTCAATATTTTCAACAGGCAGAAAAAGCTTGTCGTCACCTAGATACCGTAACTCCAAACATGCATGTGGCGCCCCACCAGCTTCAATAGTCTGTAGTCCGACGAATTTGGCAATACCATGCTCAGCATGAACAACATAAGTACCTTCTTCTAGTCCCGCGACTTCAGAAATAAAGTCAGCGCCCTTACGCTTGCGTTTTGAGCGACGGACAAGCCTATCACCAAGAATATCTTGCTCACCAATGATCGCAAAATCTTCATTTTCAAAACCACTTTCAAGTGAAAGAATAGCTGATGCCGCCTGCCCCTTTTTAACTGCCGCCAAAGCATCAAACGAACCGATGGGTTTGATGTTTTCAAGGCCATGTTCGTTTAGAACCTGAAGCATGCGATCAAGGGAACCGTCGCTCCAGCCTGTTACGAGAACTTTTTGTCCAGACGCACGCTTGTTGGAAATATGTTTGACGACCTGATCAAATACATTCGTTCGAGATTCATCCTGCTTTTTCTCCACATTACTTGCCCATCTGGGACCTGGCTTGAGGGAAAGCGGTAATATTTGCCGATGATCCGTTTCGGGTTCTTCAAACGGCGTGAAGCGAATATATCTTACCAGTTCGAGGTTTTTTGTGAATTCTTCATGTGTGAGATAAAGGTCATCCGGCAGGATTGGCTTGTACGGTGCTGATTGTCCTAATGCTGACTTTGATCCCTCAAGCGTATTTAAACGCGCATCATAGTGATCATCGATTTGATCACGACGCTCCTTTGCCGCTTCAAGCGCTACATGGTCGGCGGTGACTGTAAAACCCGATAAATAATCGAAAAGCGTTTCCACCTCCGCATAAAACATTGGAAGCCAATGTTCCATACCAGAAAACCGTCTACCGACGCTGATCGCTTGATAAAGCGCATCGTCACGTGTTGCAGCGCCAAATGCTGTTAGATAATTAGTTCTAAAGCGTGCAATATTTGGCGAATCGAGCGCAATTTCACTCATAGCATTGAGTGAAAACTGCTTTAGCTGTTTTTTTGTACGCTGCGTTTCAGGATCAAATGATCGGATGCTTTCGAGCGTATCGCCAAAAAAATCAAGTCGGATTGGTACATCAGAACCGGGAATAAATAGATCCACAATCCCACCGCGAATGGCATATTCACCCACTTCGCGCACAGTATCTGTACGATCAAAACCAAGCCCCTCAAGCCGCGGAGGTAGGTCATCCATATGCAAATGCGCGCCAGCTTTAGCTGAAAATGCGAGGCTTTTAAGCTGGGAGGATGGTGTGAGCCGCTGCATTATTGCATTGACCGTGGTGAGTAAAATTACCGGCTTAGACTTCTCACTATGAGCAATCAATCGGCCAAGTGTGGATAGCCGTTTTGCAACGATATCAGACCCGGGCGATACCCGGTCATAGGGTAAACAATCCCAACCGGGAAATGTAAGCACCTCGACATTGGGGGCATAAAATGAGAGAGTTTGCGCAAAATCTGCCATACGTTGACCATCGGCCATGATATGGGCGACAGACTTTCCATCACGTGCCAATTCTGCAAGCACAAGAGCTTCGGCGCCTGAAGGTACATTGGAGATAATCACAGGACCCAATCGGCTTGTGATATCAGCCGTGGAAAATCCGGCTATTGCACTCATGTTAACAGCTCCAAAGCGGGGAAATGATGTTAGTAGTTGGGTTTATAGTCAATGACGCGCCGAAACAACGGTGTATTCAACTCATCTGGCGTCGGTACTTCGCGCATGATCCATTTCGATAAATCGGTATCCTCATGGGACATAATAAACTCGAGTTCATCTAAATCAGAATCATCCAAATCATGAAGGAAATTATCCACAAAATGGCCGAATACAAGGTCCATTTCTTTTGTCCCACGATGCCACGCCCTAAATTTAATGCGCGCACGCCTGCGATCAAGTTTACTACTGCTTTGAGTTGTTCCGGTCATAACGGCCTATATACGTGACAAAATTTGTCTTGTCAGGACGTCAAATAGCACTTTGCCCGATTAATTTTGAATGATACAAAAACCTATGCGTCCAAATGAAATAGATATGTTCTTCAAAAGCGTAACCTCAATCAATGGCATTGGTCCAAAAGTGGCTGATCTTATTGCGCGTGTAACGGGACGTGAAAGCCGTGATGAGACTAAAATTGTTGATCTGATCTATCATGTACCAAGTAGCCTGATAGACCGACAAATTGGTCCAGGGGTCTCACATATGGTCGATGGTGCCGTTTCAACTGTCCGTGTAACTGTGGATAGCCATCAAGCCCCTCCGCGTGGGCGCGGAAACATTCCTTACCGCGTTTTTGCGCATGATGAGACTGGTGAGATATCTTTTGTCTTTTTCAAAGCGCATCAATCATGGCTGGAGAAAAGCCTACCCGAAGGTGAAAAGGTTATCGTATCAGGTAAAGCTAGTTGGTTTAACGGGCAAGCTTCTATGGTTCATCCTGATTTTATGATGGCTGAAGATAAAGCCAAAGATATGCCTCGATATGAGACTGTCTATCCGCTAACGGCAGGCTTATCTTTAAAGATTCTCAAGAAGGGCATTAACGAAGTGGTCAGCACTTTGCCTGATCTCCCGGACTGGATTGATAAAGAACTTGCAAAAAAACACTCATTCCCCAGTTACAAAGATGCGCTCGATCAAATCCATCATCCTCGGGATATGGCAGACATGGAACCGCAAGCCCCGGCGCGGCGACGTTTAGCATATGATGAATTCCTGGCTGGTCAGTTATCTTTGGCTCTTGTCCGGCAATCTATTAGAAAACTTCCTGGTGATCCGTTGCATGTCAAAGGCATTTTAAGACGCAAGATTGTAGATGCCCTTCCGTTTAGTCTTACCAATAGCCAAAATGACGCCATCCAAGATATTTTATTAGATATGAATAAGGATGAGCGCATGTTGCGGCTCTTACAAGGCGATGTGGGAGCTGGTAAGACAATAGTTGCACTCGCTGCTATGGCAGACGCTGTCGAGGCGGGTGGACAAGCTGTACTTATGGCACCAACCGAAATTCTGGCCCGACAACATCATGCATCTCTTTCCAAGATGGCAGCGGCAGCGGGCATCTCAATCGACATATTAGTTGGGAAAAGCAAAGCAGCAGAACGCCGCGAAGTGCTTGAACGTATTGAAGATGGGCGTGCGCAGATTATTGTCGGAACGCATGCTCTGTTCCAAGATGCTG
This genomic interval carries:
- the recG gene encoding ATP-dependent DNA helicase RecG produces the protein MRPNEIDMFFKSVTSINGIGPKVADLIARVTGRESRDETKIVDLIYHVPSSLIDRQIGPGVSHMVDGAVSTVRVTVDSHQAPPRGRGNIPYRVFAHDETGEISFVFFKAHQSWLEKSLPEGEKVIVSGKASWFNGQASMVHPDFMMAEDKAKDMPRYETVYPLTAGLSLKILKKGINEVVSTLPDLPDWIDKELAKKHSFPSYKDALDQIHHPRDMADMEPQAPARRRLAYDEFLAGQLSLALVRQSIRKLPGDPLHVKGILRRKIVDALPFSLTNSQNDAIQDILLDMNKDERMLRLLQGDVGAGKTIVALAAMADAVEAGGQAVLMAPTEILARQHHASLSKMAAAAGISIDILVGKSKAAERREVLERIEDGRAQIIVGTHALFQDAVIYKKLLVAVVDEQHRFGVHQRLRLTAKGVAPHMLVMTATPIPRTLVLSAFGDMDVSKLTEKPAGRKPISTVSVDRDRLPQMVDRLRVATADGKKAYWICPLVEDSELSDLTSAEARAEELQRALPDVPVGLVHGRMKGDEKDDAMEAFKRGDTRILVATTVIEVGVDVPDATIIVIEHAERFGLAQLHQLRGRVGRGDEASSCVLLFKSPLSETAQARLNILRETEDGFRIAEEDLRLRGEGELLGTRQSGTPGFRIAQLDAHSDLLEIARNDARYIIETDASLSSERGKAIKMLLYLMRRDEAIRFIRAG
- the mfd gene encoding transcription-repair coupling factor, which produces MSAIAGFSTADITSRLGPVIISNVPSGAEALVLAELARDGKSVAHIMADGQRMADFAQTLSFYAPNVEVLTFPGWDCLPYDRVSPGSDIVAKRLSTLGRLIAHSEKSKPVILLTTVNAIMQRLTPSSQLKSLAFSAKAGAHLHMDDLPPRLEGLGFDRTDTVREVGEYAIRGGIVDLFIPGSDVPIRLDFFGDTLESIRSFDPETQRTKKQLKQFSLNAMSEIALDSPNIARFRTNYLTAFGAATRDDALYQAISVGRRFSGMEHWLPMFYAEVETLFDYLSGFTVTADHVALEAAKERRDQIDDHYDARLNTLEGSKSALGQSAPYKPILPDDLYLTHEEFTKNLELVRYIRFTPFEEPETDHRQILPLSLKPGPRWASNVEKKQDESRTNVFDQVVKHISNKRASGQKVLVTGWSDGSLDRMLQVLNEHGLENIKPIGSFDALAAVKKGQAASAILSLESGFENEDFAIIGEQDILGDRLVRRSKRKRKGADFISEVAGLEEGTYVVHAEHGIAKFVGLQTIEAGGAPHACLELRYLGDDKLFLPVENIELLSRYGSDDTTVTLDKLGGVAWQSRKAKLKKRLMDMADQLIAIAAARHTRHAPSLTAPEGLYDEFVASFPYDETEDQLNAIDSVKDDLVAGLPMDRLVCGDVGFGKTEVAIRAAFIAAMNGVQVAVVVPTTLLARQHFKSFSERMRGLPLRVGHASRLVGAKKLTSTKKELESGKTDIVIGTHALLGDSIKFANLGLLIIDEEQRFGVKHKERLKEMKSDVHVLTLSATPIPRTMQLAMTGVRELSLITTPPVDRLAVRTFISPFDTMIIRETLLREHYRGGQSFYVAPRIKDIEEVHAFLEAEIPELKVAVAHGQMPPGELDDIMTAFYEGQYDVLLSTTIVESGLDVPAANTLIVHRADMFGLAQLYQLRGRVGRSKVRAFALFTLPLNKTLTSTAERRLKVLQSLDTLGAGFQLASHDLDIRGAGNLLGDAQSGHIKEVGFELYQHMLEEAIAELKGDELASDGGWSPQITVGAPVMIPENYVPDINLRLSLYRRLGDIEELSEIDEFGAELVDRFGKLPVEVKHLLKVVYIKTLCRTANVEKLDAGPKGIVVNFRNGEFPNPSGLVAHLSDPSNQAKIRADQSIFFARKLTDADKRLAGSAVVMTKLAKIAESDAN
- a CDS encoding succinate dehydrogenase assembly factor 2, with the protein product MTGTTQSSSKLDRRRARIKFRAWHRGTKEMDLVFGHFVDNFLHDLDDSDLDELEFIMSHEDTDLSKWIMREVPTPDELNTPLFRRVIDYKPNY